The nucleotide sequence CGACACCAGCGGCAACGGCGTGAGCCATCGCGCAAGTGGTGCGCGCCTGCCCAAGGGCGAGCCGGTGCGTATCCAGGACGGGGATGTCTTCCTCATGGGCGATTTCGAAATCCTGGCGCGGCTGGTTACCGGCCCATCGAGCAGCACCGCACCGGCAGGCCGCCCACTGTCAGTCGAAAGCCTGATTCCGGACGATGCCTTTCTCGATCTCGACCCACTGAAGGCGCTGGAGCAACAACCCGGTGGGTTTTCGGAAATAGACGAACTGATCAGCCCCGCTGCCGCACCAACGGACGCCTTCAAGTGTGCCGACTACGCGCCCATCGACATGGAAAACCTGCTGCTGCCGGAACTGGTCGATGTCCCGGTCGAATCCGATCAGGCGCCGATCTCACCGACCATCGTGCCCCTTCCTCCACACGAAGACTTCTGGGAACGTTTCGGCTCAGCGCTGGGCATGGACCTTGGAAACCTGGACAACGCGACCCGCGAAGCCCTGGCGTTGAGTACCGTGAGATTGCTCAGGCAAAGCCTCCAGGGACTGCAGCAAAGCCTGCATACCCGGTCAGAGTTGAAGCGCGAACTGCGTCTGGCGCAGACGCTTATCCAGGATGAACAGAAGAACCCGCTGAAGTTCGCCGACGACGCCCAGCATGCCGTGCAGATGCTGTTGCAACCGGACAACCCGGCCCAGTTGTCGGCCGACCAGGCCATTACCCGGGCCTTCCGCGATTTGCAAGCCCATCACGTGGCCTTGCTCACCGCGTGCCGCGCCACATTGCGCGCGACGCTGGAACACTTCTCCCCCCAACGACTGATGTTCCGACTGGAACGGGAGCACAAGCCGCTGATCAGGACGAGTGGCGGCTGCTGGAGGGCTTATGGCCGTTATCACCAGGCCTTGTGCCAGGACGACGACTGGATAGAACGACTGCTGGCCCGTGACTTCGCCCAGGCTTACGAAGAACAGGTTCGCCTGGTTTCCACCCTGCACACCGACCACCATGGATGACGCACATGTCTCGTTGCACGCTGCTGTTCCTCACGACGCTGCTGTTGGCCGGTTGCGCCACGCTGTCGCCCTTTTCGACGATGACCAAGCTCAACCTCACGCTGGCGGCCAGCGATCAACTCAACCCGGACCTCAACGGACGGCCCTCGCCCGTGGTGGTGCGGCTGTTTGAGCTCAGGCATCCGGTGGCTTTCGAGCATGCGGACTTCTTCAGCCTCTATGAACGCGCCAGGGAAACGCTGTCGCCGGATCTGCTTTCCAGCGAAGAACTGGAGCTGCGTCCGGGTGAAACCGTAGAGCTGAAGCTCGCCGTCGCCGGGGGTGGTCGTTACGTCGGCGTCGTCGCGGCCTACCGTGACCTGCCACAAGCCCGCTGGCGCTACACCCTGCCAGTCACCGTGGCACAAATCACCGAGGCGAGCCTCGTCCTCGAACAGGACGGGATTACCAACGCCATGCAAAGACCTGCCGAGGCCGATGCCCGATGAACCACGATAAAGTCATCTGGCAGGAAGGCATGCTGCTGCGCCCACAGCACTTACAGCACAACGACCGCTACTTCGATCACCAGCTGAAGTTCCGCACGCGCTGCCTGGCCCGATACGCCTGGGGATTCCTGGGGCTGGAAATCGATTCCCAGTTTCTCAACATGGGCCAGTTGGTGGTCAGCCAGGCCTCGGGGGTTTTACCGGACGGCAGCCTGTTCGAGTTGAACGGCAACGCCGAATCCCTGGTCCTGGAAGTCCCGCCCAATACCAGCAACACGCCAATCTACCTGGCTTTGCCGCTGGTGACCGGCAATCGCGTCGAGTCCCGCCGTCCGGAGCAGTCTGACGTACTGGCGCGCTACATCACCTACGACATGCAGGTGGCCGACTCCAATGCCGCGGACGCGCTCAGCAGCCCGGTCAGCTGTGGCCGCCCGGACCTGCGCCTGCTGCTGGGCGAGCAGCAGAGTGACCAGGCATTCGTGAAACTCAAGCTCTGCGAGGTGCTCGATACCACGTCCGATGGCGTGATCCGGCTCGATCCGGACTTTATCCCGACCTTTATCCAGGCTGGTTCATCCGCTTATCTGCGCTCGTGCCTCAAGGAAGTCATCGGCATGCTCGGGCACCGGGGAGACAGTCTCGCTGAACGGATTCGCTCCAACGGCAAGGCCGGAGGCACCCAGGTCGGCGACTTCATGATGCTGCAGTTGATCAACCGCAACGAACTGCTGTTGCGGCATGACCTGGACCTGGAGCAGGTACACCCCGAACGGCTCTACCGCACCTTGCTGACCCTGCTGGGCGAATTGGCGACGTTCTCCGGCGAGAGCAAACGCCCACCGTTCACCAACCACTATCGACACAGTGACCAGGGTGGCTGCTTTCGAAGCTTGATGCAGGGCATTCGCCAGATGCTCTCCATGGTGCTGGAACAGCACGCGATTGAACTGCCGTTGCAGGCGCGCCAATACGGCATCATCGTCTCGCCGGTCCACGACCTTTCACTGCTGGGCTCGGCTTCGTTCGTGCTCGCGGCGAGCGCCCATTGCGACGGCGAAGAGTTGCGCCAGCGCTTGCCCTCGCAGCTCAAGATCGCTCCGGTGGAGCGCATCCGCCAATTGGTCAATCTGCACCTGCCCGGCATCCGGATCAGGCCCTTGCCCGTGGCGCCGCGGCAGATTGCATTCCACGCCAACAAAACCTATTTCATCCTCGAGCCCAACCCCGAAGACCTGGCCCAACTGAATCGCTCCGCAGGCTTTGCTTTCCACGTTTCCGGAGACTTCTCCGAGCTTGAACTGAACTTCTGGGCCATCAGGAACTGACCAAAATGGACAAGGAAAATCCTCAGGACGAAACCACCGTCCTGCTCGACCATCATGGTCAACGCCCGGCTTCGCAACCATTGACCGACGCCGCCGCGCCGCCGCGTATCGAGCAGTTGCAGGAGCGCATGATCTACGCCGCGCACCAGCCACCCACGCGAACCTCGACAGCCGGCCTCAACCCGCTGGTGGCGGCGGCATCCGGGTTGTTGTCGCAATTGGTCAGGCTCAAACACGGTCGCGACCGTGAGGACCTGCGGACTCTCAAGCACGAGCTGACCCGCGATCTGGAACAGTTCGAAGCCCGTGCCACACAGAGCGGTGTCGAGAGCAGCCAGTTGACCGCTGCCCGTTACGTGCTCTGCACCGTGCTCGACGAAGCGGTGGTCACAACGTCGTGGGGCAACGGGAGCGGTTGGTCGCAAATGAGCCTGCTCAGTACCTTCCATAACGAAACCTTCGGCGGCGAAAAGGTCTTCCAGTTACTGGATCGCTTGTCGAAGAACCCCACCCGGCACCTGCCGATGCTCGAGTTGCTGTACCTGTGCCTGTCCCTCGGCTTCGAGGGCAAGTACCGGGTCCAGATGCGCGGAGCGCTGGAACTCGAAGGCGTGCGCGACAGCCTCTACCGGCTGATCCGTCAGGTACGTGGCGAGATTCCCGGTGAGCTGTCACCCCATTGCGAAGGCCTCGAAGGGGTACGTCGCCGCCCGGTACGCAGCGTTCCGGCCTGGACCGTGGCGCTCTTCACCCTGGTGTGCCTGGGGATGATGTATTCGAGCTTTGCCTGGGTACTGGCCGAGCACCGCAAGACTGTCCTGCACCCTTATCAATCACCAGAACCGGTCACCGCTCAGCCGCTGCCGTAAAACAGGGATGTGTCATGAAATTGCTTTTCGGGAAAGTAGGCGCCTGGGTGCGTCCGGCCTGGGTCTGGACGTTGCTGCTGGTGCTTTGCGTAACGCTGCTGGTGTGGTTCCTCGGGCCGCTGCTGGCGGTCAATGACAACAAATTCTGGGCCAGTCCGACGGCACGTTTGCTGACCATCAGTGCGCTGCTGCTGGGGTGGGGTCTGGGGATGGTGTTCATCAACGGACGCACCGTCGCCAGCGCGGCGCCCCAGGCAACCGACCCCGACCGGCAGCGCCTCCTCCGCCAGGCCAGCATGGATGAGGAGCGACGCGAACTGCACTCGCGCTTCAAGCAAGCGCTGCGCACACCCGGCATTTCACCTGTGCATGCCGGCCACAACCTCAGCCTGCACAACGATTTGCCGTGGTACTTGCTGATCGGCCCGCCAGCCTGCGGCAAGACCCGCCTGCTCGACTGCTCGGGCATCGAGTTCTTCGTCGACAGGCCCGGGCTCAAGCCAATGGACGACGCGTCGGGCACCCGATATTGCGACTGGTACTTTTCCGAGCAGGCAGTGTTGCTCGATACCGCGGGCCGCTATCTGACCCAGAGGGACGCCGAGGTCGATGGCAATGCCTGGAACACCTTGCTCGAACGGCTGCGCAAGCGCCGCCGCAATCAGCCCCTGAGCGGTGTGCTGGTCAGCGTGCCGGTCGAGATATTGCGTCGGGGGAGCGAGGATGAAGTCATCACCCTGGCCTGCCAGATCCGTGGTCGCTTGCAGGAGATGCAACGGCAACTTCACGTGGATGTACCGATTTACCTGGTGCTTAGCCAGGCAGACAACGTGCCGGGCTTCAATGAATTCTTCGATTCGCTGACCCGTGAGGACAGCGATCAGGTGCTGGGCGCGACGTTCAGCCGGAACCAGCGAGGCTCCGACGTGACCGTGCTGCGGGACGAACTCGAGGCGCTGCTCCATCGGCTCAACAGCCAGGTGATCCTGCGCATGCATGAGGAGCGCGACCTCCAGCGCCGCAGTCACATCCTCGACTTTCCTCATCAGTTGGGACAGATCGGCGCCCACCTGTGCCTGCTGGTCGAAAAAGCGTTCACCGGCAGCGTCTGTCCGCTGCGGGGGTTCTACCTGACCAGCGCCTCGCCTGGCGGCCGCCCACGCTTCATCCAATCACTCCTCAGTCGGGTCATTTTTCCCGAAGCCGATCTGGCCGGCCTCGATCAGCGCGAGCGCAGCCGTATCCATTGGGGCCAGCGTGGCCTGTACCTGGGGGCGCTGTCGGCCCTCGGTCTGTTCGGGCTGTTGTGGGCGAACGGGTTTTCGACCAACCACGAACGCCTGGAACAGCTACGTACCTTGGCGCAACGGTGGGAGCAACAGCGCTCCGTCCTGCAAGCGGAGGATGATTGGCCGGCCCTGAGCGCATCCCTCGATACCCGTTTCGCAGCCACACGGATTTTCCCACCTGCCGGGGAGGCGCCACTGCATGAGCGCGTTGGCCTGTACCAGGGCGAATTGAGCAAACCGGTCGTCACCGACGCCTACCGGCGTGAACTGCAAGAGCAACTGCTGCCCCGGATCACGCAGATGCTTGAAGGGCATATCCGAGACAACCTGGATAACCGCGAACAGCTGTTCAACAGCCTGCGCGCGTACCTGATGCTGAACCTGAACGAGCGACGCGATACCCCGTGGCTCAAGGATCGGGTTGCCCGCGATTGGTCTTTGCATTACGCCGGCAACACGGCGCTACAGGACGGCTTGAACAGTCACCTCGAGCGCTTGCTGGAGCAACCGTTCACCCAGCGGCTCGATGGGTCGCTGGTGGCCGAGGCTCGGGAAGCCCTGCGCAGCGAATCCATGGTCACCGTGGTTTACCGCATGCTGCGAGAGCAGGCCGGACACTTGCCACAGTACCGCCTCAGCCAGCACCTGGGGCCGCAAGGGCCGCTGCTGATCGGCATCGACCATCCGATTCCTGGTTTCTACACCCGCCGGGGGTACGAGCATTACTTCTCGGTTCAGGGCATGGCGCTGGTCACCGAACTGCTGCGGGACAATTGGGTATTGGGCGAAGGCACAACCCTCAGCGGCGGGGACTTGCGACGCCTGATAACCGAACTCGAACAGCTGTACTTTCGCGACTACGCCGACCAGTGGAGCGAAGCGATCGGCCAGGTAGCCTTGCAATCGCTCGATGGCACAGGCGCAGGGGCCGAACAACTGGCGGGGCTGACGTCGGCTCATTCGCCGATCCTGCAGATGCTGGTACAGGTGCGCGAGAACACCCGGCTCCAGACCGCTGCCGAACGCATCGACGAGGCGACGTCCATCGTCGGTAACGGTGTCGCTGCACAGTTGGCCGCCACCACCCAGAAAATCTCCGGCAGCCTCGCCGAGAAACTGCCGGACACCGCGCAGAAATCCCTGCAGCGGCGCTTCGAACCCTTGCACCGTCTGCTCGACCCTGACAACGGCCCCTCTGCCGACCTGACCCAAGCCTTGCGGGTCCTCGATGAAGTGCAGTTGCAACTGGCGAGCCTGGCCCGCGCCGGCACGCCGGAGCAGGCTGCGTTTGAATTGGCCAGGAGCCGCATGGGCGGCAAGCGTGATGCCCTGAGCAACCTGCGTGATGCGTCCACGCGTCTGCCCCGACCGATCAGCGCATGGTTCAACAGCCTGGCCGAAGACAGCTGGCGCCTGGTGCTCAACGATTCATACCGTTTTCTGAACCAGCGTTATCAGAGTGAGCTGTACGGTTTCTATGGCAAGGCCATTAACAAGCGGTATCCGTTCAGCGCTCACAGCGCCAGTGACGTCGCGATCAACGACTTCCGGGAGTTCTTCAAGGATGAGGGTATAGTCGATCGCTTCTTCGAGCGTTACCTGCAACCTTTCGTCAGCGGCTCGGCGGGGCACTATCGTCTTCGCGGCATCGACGGCCAGAGCTTGCCGATGTCACGAGCCTTTCTTGATCAGCTGTCGGCGGCGCACACCATCCGCCGGAGTTTTTTTGCCGAAAACCCGGCCGAGCCGCAGGTGCAGTTCAAACTTGAGCCGTACACGCTCGACCCGGCGGTGAGCCGTTCCGAATTCCGCTTCGGCGACAAGGCGCTCGAATACCGTCATGGCCCGATCCTGCCCGTGGCGTTTACCTGGCCGAGCGACGCTCAAGACGGTCGGGCCGCTCTGGTATTGGAAAAATGGGTCGGGCGCGGCGTGGGCATCGAGAAAAACACAGGGCCGTGGTCGCTGTTTCGCCTGTTCGACCTGATGGAAACCGAATACTTGACCGGGCGTGACGTGCGGGTGCTCAAGGCAGACCTGGGCGGCCTGCGGGCCAACTTCCTGTTGATGAGCCAGCGCACGCCGAATCCTTTCGACATGAGCGTTCTGCGCACCTTCCGAATGCCGGTGCAGCTCTGATGCCGGGCGCAGGTACCTGGCGCAGCGCCGGGCGTACGGACACTGGCAAACTCCGGCCACGAAACGAGGATGCCTTTCTCGACTGCCCGCAACAGGGGCTGTGGGCGGTAGCCGACGGGATGGGTGGATACGCCGGGGGCGATGTCGCCAGTCAGTTGATTGTTGCCAACCTGGCGGCGCTGCCGCCGCACCCGGACCTTAAGGAGCGCTCCAGGGCAGTGCGCCAATGCCTGCGCTGGACCAATCGACGGCTCAGCCAGGAACTGACCCTCACCGCCGAACAGCATCCCGCCATCATAGGCAGCACCGTGGTGGCGTTGCTGTTGGAAGGCGACCGCGGCACCTGCATCTGGGCAGGCGACAGCCGTTGCTACCTGTGGCGTGGTCGGCGCCTGTATCAATTATCCAAGGACCACTCGTTGCAACAGCAACTGATCAGCAAGCAACACCTGAGCATCGACGAGGCCGGTGCCCATCCTGCGGCCAAGGCCTTGACCCGTGCGGTGGGTGCCGCGCCAGAGCTGACGCTGGAAGTGCTGGAGCTGGACGTTCATCCCGGTGATAGGTTTTTGTTGTGCAGTGACGGCTTGTATCAGGACCTCAGCGGCCAGGCCCTGGGTCATGGGCTGGGTCTGGCTTCACCGCGCATGACGCTGGAATATCTGTTTGAACGAGTACTGCACGGTGCGGCGCGGGATAACCTGACGGCCGTGGTGATTGGCCAGTGAACGACCCGCAAGCCACACCGCCCCCTCAGCCCACGTATGTCGCGTTCGCTGGCGCTCCGTCTGCCTTGCTGGCTGGCCAACGGAGCATCGGTGAAATGCCTGACGTGCTCGCGGGGCGCTATCACCTTGAACACTTGCTCGGCGCTGGCGGCATGGGGGTTGTGTATCGCGCACGGGACCTGCTGCAAGAGCAATACAGCGATCCCGATCCGTACATCGCGCTGAAAATGCTCAATGAGGACGTTGACGAGTCCCCCGACGCCAGCGCCCTGCTCTACAGCGAATTCACCCTGACCCGGCGATTGCATCATCCGAACCTGTTGCGTCCCTACACCTTCGAAGTGGATGCGGCCCAGCGGCGGGCTTTCATCACCATGGAGCTGATGCGCGGCCTGACCCTGGACCAACTGCTCTGCGAACGACCCCTTGGATTGCCCTGGCATGAATGGCACGCGATTGCCGTGCCCCTGCTCGATGCTTTGGCCTACATCCATCGCCGGGGCGTTCTGCACGGCGATGTGAAACCAAGCAACGTGATGCTGAGCGAAGACGGCGTGCGTCTGTTCGATTTCGGCTTGGGCCTGGCAACGGCGGG is from Pseudomonas sp. B21-056 and encodes:
- the tagH gene encoding type VI secretion system-associated FHA domain protein TagH yields the protein MELVLEMLNARQFIPTPLCRKTFGPAGGVIGRGDSCDWSIPDRQRLLSKHHAQISAREGAFFLTDTSGNGVSHRASGARLPKGEPVRIQDGDVFLMGDFEILARLVTGPSSSTAPAGRPLSVESLIPDDAFLDLDPLKALEQQPGGFSEIDELISPAAAPTDAFKCADYAPIDMENLLLPELVDVPVESDQAPISPTIVPLPPHEDFWERFGSALGMDLGNLDNATREALALSTVRLLRQSLQGLQQSLHTRSELKRELRLAQTLIQDEQKNPLKFADDAQHAVQMLLQPDNPAQLSADQAITRAFRDLQAHHVALLTACRATLRATLEHFSPQRLMFRLEREHKPLIRTSGGCWRAYGRYHQALCQDDDWIERLLARDFAQAYEEQVRLVSTLHTDHHG
- the tssJ gene encoding type VI secretion system lipoprotein TssJ — translated: MSRCTLLFLTTLLLAGCATLSPFSTMTKLNLTLAASDQLNPDLNGRPSPVVVRLFELRHPVAFEHADFFSLYERARETLSPDLLSSEELELRPGETVELKLAVAGGGRYVGVVAAYRDLPQARWRYTLPVTVAQITEASLVLEQDGITNAMQRPAEADAR
- the tssK gene encoding type VI secretion system baseplate subunit TssK: MNHDKVIWQEGMLLRPQHLQHNDRYFDHQLKFRTRCLARYAWGFLGLEIDSQFLNMGQLVVSQASGVLPDGSLFELNGNAESLVLEVPPNTSNTPIYLALPLVTGNRVESRRPEQSDVLARYITYDMQVADSNAADALSSPVSCGRPDLRLLLGEQQSDQAFVKLKLCEVLDTTSDGVIRLDPDFIPTFIQAGSSAYLRSCLKEVIGMLGHRGDSLAERIRSNGKAGGTQVGDFMMLQLINRNELLLRHDLDLEQVHPERLYRTLLTLLGELATFSGESKRPPFTNHYRHSDQGGCFRSLMQGIRQMLSMVLEQHAIELPLQARQYGIIVSPVHDLSLLGSASFVLAASAHCDGEELRQRLPSQLKIAPVERIRQLVNLHLPGIRIRPLPVAPRQIAFHANKTYFILEPNPEDLAQLNRSAGFAFHVSGDFSELELNFWAIRN
- the icmH gene encoding type IVB secretion system protein IcmH/DotU; amino-acid sequence: MDKENPQDETTVLLDHHGQRPASQPLTDAAAPPRIEQLQERMIYAAHQPPTRTSTAGLNPLVAAASGLLSQLVRLKHGRDREDLRTLKHELTRDLEQFEARATQSGVESSQLTAARYVLCTVLDEAVVTTSWGNGSGWSQMSLLSTFHNETFGGEKVFQLLDRLSKNPTRHLPMLELLYLCLSLGFEGKYRVQMRGALELEGVRDSLYRLIRQVRGEIPGELSPHCEGLEGVRRRPVRSVPAWTVALFTLVCLGMMYSSFAWVLAEHRKTVLHPYQSPEPVTAQPLP
- the tssM gene encoding type VI secretion system membrane subunit TssM yields the protein MKLLFGKVGAWVRPAWVWTLLLVLCVTLLVWFLGPLLAVNDNKFWASPTARLLTISALLLGWGLGMVFINGRTVASAAPQATDPDRQRLLRQASMDEERRELHSRFKQALRTPGISPVHAGHNLSLHNDLPWYLLIGPPACGKTRLLDCSGIEFFVDRPGLKPMDDASGTRYCDWYFSEQAVLLDTAGRYLTQRDAEVDGNAWNTLLERLRKRRRNQPLSGVLVSVPVEILRRGSEDEVITLACQIRGRLQEMQRQLHVDVPIYLVLSQADNVPGFNEFFDSLTREDSDQVLGATFSRNQRGSDVTVLRDELEALLHRLNSQVILRMHEERDLQRRSHILDFPHQLGQIGAHLCLLVEKAFTGSVCPLRGFYLTSASPGGRPRFIQSLLSRVIFPEADLAGLDQRERSRIHWGQRGLYLGALSALGLFGLLWANGFSTNHERLEQLRTLAQRWEQQRSVLQAEDDWPALSASLDTRFAATRIFPPAGEAPLHERVGLYQGELSKPVVTDAYRRELQEQLLPRITQMLEGHIRDNLDNREQLFNSLRAYLMLNLNERRDTPWLKDRVARDWSLHYAGNTALQDGLNSHLERLLEQPFTQRLDGSLVAEAREALRSESMVTVVYRMLREQAGHLPQYRLSQHLGPQGPLLIGIDHPIPGFYTRRGYEHYFSVQGMALVTELLRDNWVLGEGTTLSGGDLRRLITELEQLYFRDYADQWSEAIGQVALQSLDGTGAGAEQLAGLTSAHSPILQMLVQVRENTRLQTAAERIDEATSIVGNGVAAQLAATTQKISGSLAEKLPDTAQKSLQRRFEPLHRLLDPDNGPSADLTQALRVLDEVQLQLASLARAGTPEQAAFELARSRMGGKRDALSNLRDASTRLPRPISAWFNSLAEDSWRLVLNDSYRFLNQRYQSELYGFYGKAINKRYPFSAHSASDVAINDFREFFKDEGIVDRFFERYLQPFVSGSAGHYRLRGIDGQSLPMSRAFLDQLSAAHTIRRSFFAENPAEPQVQFKLEPYTLDPAVSRSEFRFGDKALEYRHGPILPVAFTWPSDAQDGRAALVLEKWVGRGVGIEKNTGPWSLFRLFDLMETEYLTGRDVRVLKADLGGLRANFLLMSQRTPNPFDMSVLRTFRMPVQL
- a CDS encoding PP2C family protein-serine/threonine phosphatase; the encoded protein is MPGAGTWRSAGRTDTGKLRPRNEDAFLDCPQQGLWAVADGMGGYAGGDVASQLIVANLAALPPHPDLKERSRAVRQCLRWTNRRLSQELTLTAEQHPAIIGSTVVALLLEGDRGTCIWAGDSRCYLWRGRRLYQLSKDHSLQQQLISKQHLSIDEAGAHPAAKALTRAVGAAPELTLEVLELDVHPGDRFLLCSDGLYQDLSGQALGHGLGLASPRMTLEYLFERVLHGAARDNLTAVVIGQ
- a CDS encoding serine/threonine-protein kinase — protein: MNDPQATPPPQPTYVAFAGAPSALLAGQRSIGEMPDVLAGRYHLEHLLGAGGMGVVYRARDLLQEQYSDPDPYIALKMLNEDVDESPDASALLYSEFTLTRRLHHPNLLRPYTFEVDAAQRRAFITMELMRGLTLDQLLCERPLGLPWHEWHAIAVPLLDALAYIHRRGVLHGDVKPSNVMLSEDGVRLFDFGLGLATAGPLKDLPNLNRHRLNAWTPGYAAPELLDGAPLSAGADVYGVACVLYELASGKHPFRRVPSTQARDDRLERKLKAPPHLPRRCWPALRTALAPDPGRRNIGAAQLRDALGGVSSWW